AAGTCCCAGACTCCAAGCTTTGAATCACACTTTTGCATTCTTTTAGCTTCAAACCCAAATTTTTCAAGCGAATAATCAGATGGATACGATCTAGGTTTTCCGTAGGGTAATCTTTATAATTATTGTATGCATTGGGGCGCGTAACACCAACGAGCATTCCCATATTTTCATAGAGTCTGATCGTATCTCTTGTTAGCCCTGTCACTTTTGCCAATTCACCAATCTTCATACTTGTTTGTAAAAAAGCTGTCTTTTCATTTGACCGTTGACCTAAGACCACGGTTTACTTTTGCAATCTAAATCATTTAAAAAGAAAACAGTATGGAAAAAAGTAAAATTGCATTGGTCACAGGAGCCACAGACGGAATCGGGAAAGCTACCGCTATTGCATTGGCTCAAAAAGGATATGCTATTCATGTGATCGGAAGAAATAAAACAAAAGGGGCAGAAGTGATTTCAACATTGGAACAGGTAAACTCAGAAGGAAAACACCTTTTCTTTTCTCTTGATCTGTCAAACATGAATGAAGTTCAACATTTTCTGAAAGCCTATACCAACAGTCATAACACTTTAGATATTTTGGTATTAAATGCAGGAATTTTCCCTAAAGAAATGATGGTTTCAGCAGATGGAATAGATGTGATTTTTGCACTAGGTTATATGTCAAGATACCTTTTTTCGGAAGCCTTACACCCCTTACTTATTGCTTCTGGAGAAGGCAAAGTGGTTTATGTCGGGACTTCAGCCATTGTAAACATCAAATACGATCAGCTTACAGCCCCTAAATACAACAAGATGTTTGCAACTTGGCAACAGTCTACGGCCAATGCATATCTTGTTCAGTTTGGAGATCAGCTTTTTGGAGAAGGAGTTGCCCGTTTGCATTGGC
Above is a window of Sediminitomix flava DNA encoding:
- a CDS encoding MerR family transcriptional regulator yields the protein MKIGELAKVTGLTRDTIRLYENMGMLVGVTRPNAYNNYKDYPTENLDRIHLIIRLKNLGLKLKECKSVIQSLESGTYDEAFQEQFLSEKLKEIDEKIAELNFLKDTLSQFVGKVCKEAEILKQLKKQAE
- a CDS encoding SDR family NAD(P)-dependent oxidoreductase is translated as MEKSKIALVTGATDGIGKATAIALAQKGYAIHVIGRNKTKGAEVISTLEQVNSEGKHLFFSLDLSNMNEVQHFLKAYTNSHNTLDILVLNAGIFPKEMMVSADGIDVIFALGYMSRYLFSEALHPLLIASGEGKVVYVGTSAIVNIKYDQLTAPKYNKMFATWQQSTANAYLVQFGDQLFGEGVARLHWLPGIVNTGLVKSQSRFVQFLSSMFGMIEAEEAGETLASILVNHNVEELKQKFFKKGKQIKTSKKVINGIAKFEELIEYTKQFLANTLEEKVL